The Actinomycetota bacterium genome contains the following window.
GGCCAGAAGCTGAAGGCGAAGAGCGCCACATGAAAGTGCAATGGGTACCAGTAGGCGAAGTGATGGAAGCCATCCATACTGGCTCTATTTCCAACTCTTTGCTGATAACAGGCACCTTCGCGCTATTGGCGGCCATGGCTGACCCAGATTCGATAGTTCGTGATGGCGATGCCCCTTGGGTAGCCCGCGAATCCTGAATTTCTGCTAACCAATGAATAACTCCACTCTGGAAAATTACTGAAATTCGGTCTGCCAGGAGTAGGTTAGAAGGGTCAGGCAATGGGGCCTGTCGAACTTAAGCGGGCTTGCCGCAGAGGACTTGATATCAATGAAAGTCGGCGTTCCAAGAGAAATCAAAACTCACGAATATCGCGTCGCAATCACACCAGCTGGTGTTGTTGAACTAGTAAAAAATGGTCACGAAGTTTTCATCGAACAAGATGCAGGACTTGGTTCATCCATATCAAACGAAGAGTATGTTGCAGCTGGCGCGCAGATTTTGCCTACTGCAGACGAAGTTTGGGCAACTGGCGATTTGATCTTGAAAGTCAAGGAGCCCATTGCTGCTGAATACCATCGCATGCGCAAGGGTCAGGTGCTTTTCACATACCTACACCTGGCTGCCTCACAAGAGTGTACTGAGGCGTTGCTTAGCGCCGGTGTTACTGCAATCGCTTACGAGACTGTTGAACTTGCAGATCGTACGCTGCCGCTACTTGCTCCAATGAGTGAAGTTGCCGGTCGACTTGCACCACAGGTCGGTGCCTCTGCCCTGATGCGCGATCATGGTGGTCGGGGAGTATTGCTTGGTGGCGTGCCTGGAGTGGCGGCCGGAAAAGTTGTCGTACTTGGCGCTGGTGTTGCGGGAATGAATGCCGCTGCCCTCGCCCTTGGCATGCAGGCCGAAGTGTTGTTGCTTGATGTGAATGTAGCTCGCCTTCGTCAGGTAGATGCCATTTACCAAGGACACATGCAGACCATTGTCTCTAATTCATATGAGATTGAAAAGGCAGTTCTAGACGCCGACTTAGTCATCGGTGCAGTACTGATTCACGGAGCTAAAGCACCCAAGCTAGTCAGTAACGAACTAGTTTCGCGAATGAAGCCAGGATCGGTTTTAGTTGATATCGCGATCGACCAAGGTGGCTGCTTTGAAGACTCTAAACCGACTACCCATGCCGACCCGACTTACCAAGTGCACAACTCGTTGTTCTATTGCGTAGCA
Protein-coding sequences here:
- the ald gene encoding alanine dehydrogenase; protein product: MKVGVPREIKTHEYRVAITPAGVVELVKNGHEVFIEQDAGLGSSISNEEYVAAGAQILPTADEVWATGDLILKVKEPIAAEYHRMRKGQVLFTYLHLAASQECTEALLSAGVTAIAYETVELADRTLPLLAPMSEVAGRLAPQVGASALMRDHGGRGVLLGGVPGVAAGKVVVLGAGVAGMNAAALALGMQAEVLLLDVNVARLRQVDAIYQGHMQTIVSNSYEIEKAVLDADLVIGAVLIHGAKAPKLVSNELVSRMKPGSVLVDIAIDQGGCFEDSKPTTHADPTYQVHNSLFYCVANMPGAVPHTSTYALTNVTLPYALALANKGWQKAVKDDRALALGLNVHAGHVTYPGVAEAFDLHLVCVDELIA